One Sebastes umbrosus isolate fSebUmb1 chromosome 6, fSebUmb1.pri, whole genome shotgun sequence DNA window includes the following coding sequences:
- the LOC119490410 gene encoding uncharacterized protein LOC119490410, producing MSAATASIADVSRTAFTNKDERNKSGQTQGQCRPMPLPALGTQRIIQGNGTTVGTVLSLQCPAKHRLVGGELMCVMDTNSTHWVGENYCKPLTPYEDYGFRVAVLASIVSSAIIFFMSVAFITCCLLDCIKEDERKKHERESDSMWQWEEQAQHQEDDRSRYNHKGRNNNNNNSQEKVSLWDTRNPAMCDNMRPCRCHQQDAYGPCGPPPPLSNLPGYDYNQLLLPRTPESAQIPGPPEYSGPPQSSCQTTSPGLVQISAVGPGVVWQYGGQQSTFSGVKPSNTDETNTRSMNPAKEFNIRIISV from the exons GTCAGACCCAGGGTCAATGCAGACCCATGCCCCTGCCAGCCCTGGGCACCCAGAGGATCATCCAGGGCAACGGCACCACTGTGGGCACCGTCCTTTCTCTGCAGTGCCCCGCCAAACACAGACTGGTAGGAGGTGAGCTGATGTGCGTCATGGACACCAACAGCACCCACTGGGTGGGGGAGAACTACTGTAAAC CTCTGACTCCATATGAGGACTATGGTTTCCGTGTGGCCGTGCTGGCGTCCATCGTAAGCTCGGCCATCATCTTCTTCATGTCCGTGGCCTTCATCACCTGCTGTTTGCTCGACTGCATCAAAGAGGACGAAAGGAAAAAGCATGAGAG ggAGTCTGATAGTATGTGGCAGTGGGAGGAGCAGGCCCAACATCAGGAGGACGACAGGTCTCGCTACAACCATAAAggcaggaacaacaacaacaacaacagccagGAGAAGGTTTCACTGTGGGACACCCGTAACCCGGCCATGTGTGACAACATGCGACCGTGCAG ATGTCACCAGCAGGACGCCTACGGTCCATGCGGCCCCCCTCCTCCGCTGTCTAATCTCCCCGGCTACGACTACAACCAGCTTCTCTTACCCCGAACCCCAGAGTCTGCACAGATCCCTGGTCCACCTGAATACAGCGGACCTCCTCAGTCCTCCTGTCAGACCACCAGCCCAGGCCTGGTCCAGATCTCGGCAGTAGGGCCTGGTGTGGTGTGGCAGTATGGAGGACAGCAGAGCACTTTTTCAGGGGTGAAGCCATCAAACACGGATGAGACCAACACGAGGAGTATGAACCCTGCCAAAGAATTCAACATTCGGATTATATCAGTGTGA